In Juglans regia cultivar Chandler chromosome 5, Walnut 2.0, whole genome shotgun sequence, the following are encoded in one genomic region:
- the LOC109009758 gene encoding E3 ubiquitin-protein ligase SIRP1 isoform X1: protein MIKMVPVSRCFFFSSLISGIREIVKVVVGGKEERREMEEAIVARYWCHRCSQIVHPNMEVEIKCPFCQTGFIEEMSSTTTPGNQVTYIDTDTDFGSDRALSLWAPILLGMMGNPPRRRRRRFRRLDFELGHEDEDEDNDDNGDDGRRGGETELDRELESIIRRRRRSSATILQLLQGIRAGMASELTENFEGDRDREMDRERERLVLINPFNQTIIVQGSNDSSRAQSENQSPIGSLGDYFIGPGLDLLLQHLAENDPNRYGTPPAEREAIEALPTVTVKENLQCSVCLDEFEVGSEAKEMPCKHKFHSGCILPWLQLHSSCPVCRYQLPADETKHDSDGSRNSSSQRERENDHGIGEEGDGRSANGRRFSIPWPFNGLFSSSGGGNSSSSSSSSSANATGGGNASYQTDEN, encoded by the exons ATGATTAAGATGGTTCCAGTCTCCAGatgcttctttttctcttctctgatTAG TGGGATCAGGGAAATTGTGAAGGTGGTGGTGGGTGGgaaagaagagaggagagaaatggAGGAAGCAATAGTAGCAAGGTATTGGTGTCACAGATGCTCTCAAATAGTCCATCCTAACATGGAAGTTGAGATCAAATGCCCCTTTTGCCAAACCGGATTCATTGAGGAAATGAGTAGCACCACCACCCCGGGCAATCAAGTCACTTATATCGACACTGACACCGATTTCGGATCTGACCGGGCCCTTTCGCTCTGGGCACCTATCTTGCTCGGCATGATGGGCAATCCTCCCCGTCGCCGCCGCAGAAGATTCAGACGCCTGGACTTTGAGTTGGGgcatgaagatgaagatgaagataatgATGACAATGGTGATGACGGCCGTAGGGGAGGAGAGACTGAATTGGATCGTGAGCTTGAATCCATCATTAGGAGGAGGAGGCGAAGCTCAGCTACTATACTACAATTGCTTCAAGGGATTCGAGCTGGAATGGCATCTGAATTGACTGAAAATTTTGAGGGTGATAGGGATAGAGAGATGGATAGAGAAAGAGAGCGCCTAGTTTTGATCAATCCTTTCAATCAGACTATCATCGTTCAGGGTTCTAATGATTCAAGCAGGGCTCAAAGCGAGAACCAGAGCCCCATTGGATCTTTAGGCGACTATTTCATTGGGCCTGGTTTGGATTTATTGCTACAGCATTTGGCTGAGAATGATCCAAATAGATACGGGACTCCACCTGCAGAAAGGGAGGCGATTGAAGCATTGCCTACCGTGACGGTCAAGGAGAATTTGCAGTGTTCAGTGTGTTTGGATGAGTTTGAGGTTGGTTCTGAAGCAAAGGAGATGCCATGCAAGCATAAGTTTCATAGTGGGTGTATTCTGCCATGGCTGCAGCTTCATAGTTCTTGTCCAGTCTGCAGGTATCAGTTGCCTGCGGATGAGACCAAGCATGATTCAGATGGGTCTAGGAACAGCAGTAGTcaaagggagagggagaatgatcaCGGCATTGGTGAAGAGGGAGATGGGAGAAGTGCTAATGGGAGAAGGTTTTCAATTCCATGGCCTTTTAATGgtctgttttcttcttctggTGGGGGCAATTCTTCCTCTAGTTCCTCATCTTCGTCAGCTAATGCCACCGGAGGTGGAAATGCTTCTTATCAAACAGATGAGAATTGA
- the LOC109009758 gene encoding E3 ubiquitin-protein ligase SIRP1 isoform X2 produces MEEAIVARYWCHRCSQIVHPNMEVEIKCPFCQTGFIEEMSSTTTPGNQVTYIDTDTDFGSDRALSLWAPILLGMMGNPPRRRRRRFRRLDFELGHEDEDEDNDDNGDDGRRGGETELDRELESIIRRRRRSSATILQLLQGIRAGMASELTENFEGDRDREMDRERERLVLINPFNQTIIVQGSNDSSRAQSENQSPIGSLGDYFIGPGLDLLLQHLAENDPNRYGTPPAEREAIEALPTVTVKENLQCSVCLDEFEVGSEAKEMPCKHKFHSGCILPWLQLHSSCPVCRYQLPADETKHDSDGSRNSSSQRERENDHGIGEEGDGRSANGRRFSIPWPFNGLFSSSGGGNSSSSSSSSSANATGGGNASYQTDEN; encoded by the coding sequence atggAGGAAGCAATAGTAGCAAGGTATTGGTGTCACAGATGCTCTCAAATAGTCCATCCTAACATGGAAGTTGAGATCAAATGCCCCTTTTGCCAAACCGGATTCATTGAGGAAATGAGTAGCACCACCACCCCGGGCAATCAAGTCACTTATATCGACACTGACACCGATTTCGGATCTGACCGGGCCCTTTCGCTCTGGGCACCTATCTTGCTCGGCATGATGGGCAATCCTCCCCGTCGCCGCCGCAGAAGATTCAGACGCCTGGACTTTGAGTTGGGgcatgaagatgaagatgaagataatgATGACAATGGTGATGACGGCCGTAGGGGAGGAGAGACTGAATTGGATCGTGAGCTTGAATCCATCATTAGGAGGAGGAGGCGAAGCTCAGCTACTATACTACAATTGCTTCAAGGGATTCGAGCTGGAATGGCATCTGAATTGACTGAAAATTTTGAGGGTGATAGGGATAGAGAGATGGATAGAGAAAGAGAGCGCCTAGTTTTGATCAATCCTTTCAATCAGACTATCATCGTTCAGGGTTCTAATGATTCAAGCAGGGCTCAAAGCGAGAACCAGAGCCCCATTGGATCTTTAGGCGACTATTTCATTGGGCCTGGTTTGGATTTATTGCTACAGCATTTGGCTGAGAATGATCCAAATAGATACGGGACTCCACCTGCAGAAAGGGAGGCGATTGAAGCATTGCCTACCGTGACGGTCAAGGAGAATTTGCAGTGTTCAGTGTGTTTGGATGAGTTTGAGGTTGGTTCTGAAGCAAAGGAGATGCCATGCAAGCATAAGTTTCATAGTGGGTGTATTCTGCCATGGCTGCAGCTTCATAGTTCTTGTCCAGTCTGCAGGTATCAGTTGCCTGCGGATGAGACCAAGCATGATTCAGATGGGTCTAGGAACAGCAGTAGTcaaagggagagggagaatgatcaCGGCATTGGTGAAGAGGGAGATGGGAGAAGTGCTAATGGGAGAAGGTTTTCAATTCCATGGCCTTTTAATGgtctgttttcttcttctggTGGGGGCAATTCTTCCTCTAGTTCCTCATCTTCGTCAGCTAATGCCACCGGAGGTGGAAATGCTTCTTATCAAACAGATGAGAATTGA